In one Brassica oleracea var. oleracea cultivar TO1000 chromosome C9, BOL, whole genome shotgun sequence genomic region, the following are encoded:
- the LOC106313539 gene encoding putative disease resistance protein At1g63350 → MGNCFSVSIPCDQCMSNIFNTVDVNEGYIRNLPENLASLQTTIEELKARRDDFLRRITREENRGLQRLAEIQVWLDRVEAIENRVNDVLSARNAELQSLCVCGYCSKTLRQSYRYGKSVVLILREVETLKRSGHFEVIAEQPQVPMVEEKPTQPMIIGRERTFEKAWNHLMKDEVGIMGLHGMGGVGKTTLLKQLNNRFSDERHGFEFVIWVVVSKELEIDKIIDEIAEKVRLGGEEWKQKEKRQKADVLYNFLRKRRFVLFLDDLWEKVDLAEIGIPIPTTQNRCKVAFTTRSQEVCARMGVENPMEIKCLEENDAFGFFQKKVGQTTLGSDPEIPKLARVVARKCRGLPLALDVVGETMSCKRTKQEWLHAIDVLTSYATEFSGMEDKILPLLKYSYDNLKANHVKSCFLYCALFPEDYKIPKEKLIGYWISEGIIDGSKGIERAENMGYEIIGSLVRASLLMEDVDWHAMDIVYMHDVVHEMALWIASYQQKDAFVVHPLFYGMPKVKNWSAVRRMSLMGNKAQSFFGSPECPQLTTLLLQQGKLAKFPSGFFKLMPSLLVLDLSDNPKLSEAPDGISKVGSLKYLNLSYTPISDLPKDLQEFEKLIHLDISETRQLLSISGISSLYNLKVLNLYRSGFSWDLDTVEELEALEHLEVLTASVSVRPRVEQFLSSQKLTSCTRSLDIWNTNQEPYEIALPVTMEKLRVFCIESCTISEIKMGRICTKSKTVSPLHNPTTPCFSSLSKVYILACNCLRELTLLMFAPSLKSLVVRYANKLEDVINNEKACEGEKSGIVPFPNLNRLVLDSLPKLKNIHWSPLPFPCLMRIDVFRCPNLRKLPLDSRSGMHGENAFTLRYTEKEWIDGVEWEDEATKTRFLLSTLQIDYSHKFSLRYRVRS, encoded by the exons ATGGGAAACTGTTTCTCTGTCTCCATTCCATGTGATCAATGCATGAGCAACATCTTTAATACGGTAGACGTCAACGAGGGTTATATTCGTAATCTCCCCGAGAATCTTGCGTCTCTGCAGACAACAATAGAAGAGCTCAAGGCAAGACGAGATGACTTCTTAAGAAGGATCACAAGGGAGGAGAATAGAGGTCTGCAGAGGCTAGCCGAAATTCAGGTATGGCTTGATAGAGTTGAGGCTATCGAAAACAGAGTCAACGATGTTCTCAGTGCTAGGAATGCTGAGCTTCAAAGCTTGTGTGTTTGTGGGTATTGCTCTAAGACATTAAGACAAAGCTATCGTTATGGAAAAAGTGTTGTCTTGATTTTGAGGGAGGTTGAGACTCTCAAACGTAGTGGCCATTTCGAAGTGATTGCCGAGCAACCTCAAGTACCTATGGTGGAGGAAAAACCTACTCAACCAATGATTATTGGTCGAGAAAGAACATTTGAAAAGGCATGGAATCATCTTATGAAAGATGAAGTTGGTATTATGGGTCTCCATGGTATGGGTGGAGTAGGAAAAACAACTCTTCTCAAACAGCTCAACAACAGGTTTAGTGATGAAAGGCATGGCTTTGAGTTTGTGATTTGGGTTGTTGTGTCTAAAGAGTTAGAGATAGACAAGATTATAGATGAAATCGCTGAGAAAGTTCGTCTTGGTGGAGAGGAGTGGAAACAAAAAGAGAAGAGACAGAAGGCTGATGTTTTATACAATTTCTTAAGGAAAAGGAGATTTGTCTTGTTTCTGGATGATCTATGGGAGAAGGTGGATTTAGCTGAGATTGGAATCCCGATTCCAACTACTCAAAATCGATGCAAAGTAGCATTCACCACTCGTTCCCAGGAAGTTTGTGCGCGCATGGGGGTTGAAAACCCAATGGAAATCAAATGCTTGGAGGAAAATGACGCATTTGGTTTCTTCCAAAAGAAGGTTGGACAAACAACACTAGGAAGCGATCCGGAGATCCCAAAACTTGCACGAGTAGTTGCTAGAAAATGTCGTGGCTTGCCATTGGCGCTTGATGTCGTAGGCGAGACAATGTCATGCAAAAGGACGAAGCAGGAATGGCTTCATGCGATAGATGTTTTGACTTCATATGCCACAGAGTTTTCTGGCATGGAAGATAAGATCCTTCCGCTTTTAAAGTATAGCTACGATAATCTCAAGGCTAACCATGTCAAATCGTGTTTTCTATACTGCGCTTTATTTCCAGAAGATTATAAGATACCTAAAGAAAAATTGATAGGCTACTGGATATCCGAAGGGATAATCGATGGAAGTAAAGGTATAGAAAGGGCGGAGAACATGGGTTATGAGATCATCGGTAGTCTTGTTCGTGCATCATTGTTGATGGAGGATGTTGATTGGCACGCAATGGATATTGTATATATGCATGATGTCGTTCATGAAATGGCCTTGTGGATCGCATCTTACCAACAAAAAGATGCTTTCGTTGTGCATCCATTGTTCTATGGAATGCCAAAGGTTAAGAACTGGAGCGCTGTGAGAAGGATGTCATTGATGGGTAATAAGGCTCAGAGTTTCTTTGGCAGTCCTGAATGTCCACAACTCACAACTTTGCTCCTGCAACAAGGGAAGTTAGCAAAGTTCCCGAGTGGGTTCTTCAAGTTGATGCCAAGCCTACTTGTATTGGATCTTTCAGATAATCCAAAGCTCTCTGAAGCACCGGATGGAATATCGAAGGTAGGTTCATTGAAATATCTCAACTTGTCCTATACTCCTATAAGTGATTTGCCTAAGGATCTACAAGAGTTTGAAAAGCTTATTCACTTGGATATATCGGAAACACGACAACTTTTGAGTATCTCTGGGATATCAAGTCTATATAATTTGAAAGTGTTGAACTTATATCGTTCCGGGTTTTCATGGGATCTCGATACAGTGGAGGAGTTGGAGGCCTTGGAACATTTAGAGGTTCTAACGGCATCAGTCAGTGTTCGTCCGCGCGTGGAGCAATTTCTGAGCTCTCAAAAACTGACTAGTTGTACAAGATCGCTAGACATCTGGAATACCAATCAAGAACCATACGAAATAGCACTTCCGGTAACTATGGAGAAGCTTCGTGTTTTCTGCATTGAAAGCTGCACTATATCTGAGATAAAAATGGGAAGGATATGCACGAAAAGCAAGACGGTTTCTCCTCTGCACAACCCGACTACTCCATGCTTCTCCAGTCTATCCAAAGTGTATATATTGGCTTGTAACTGCTTGAGGGAATTGACGTTGCTGATGTTCGCTCCATCTCTTAAAAGTCTTGTTGTTAGATATGCAAACAAACTTGAAGATGTAATAAACAATGAGAAAGCTTGTGAAGGTGAAAAGTCAGGGATAGTTCCTTTTCCAAACCTGAATCGTCTTGTGTTGGATAGTCTGCCGAAGCTGAAGAATATCCACTGGAGTCCTCTGCCCTTTCCATGCCTAATGAGAATCGATGTATTCCGATGTCCAAATCTGAGAAAGCTTCCACTCGATTCAAGAAGTGGCATGCACGGTGAAAATGCATTCACATTAAGATACACTGAGAAGGAATGGATCGATGGTGTGGAATGGGAGGACGAAGCTACCAAAACCCGCTTCTTACTTTCAACACTACAG ATTGATTACAGCCACAAGTTCTCTCTCAGGTATCGAGTTCGAAGTTGA
- the LOC106313651 gene encoding 3-oxoacyl-[acyl-carrier-protein] synthase III, chloroplastic-like yields the protein MANASSGFFTPPSVSSSKRGRTTHLPVRLSGSAFCVSKRILCCSSLHNHPSPSPPSQYRPPRIVPSGCKLIGSGSAVPSLLISNDDLAKIVDTNDEWIASRTSIRNRRVVSGKDSLVGLAVEAATKALEMAEVLPQDVDLVLMCTSTPDDLFGAAPQIQKALGCTKNPLAYDITAACSGFVLGLVSAACHIRGGGFKNVLVIGADSLSRFVDWTDRGSCILFGDAAAAVVVQACDIEDDGLFSFDVHSDGDGRRHLNASIKDSQTNGALSSDGSVLADFPPKQASYSCIQMNGKEVFRFAVKSVPQSIESALQKAGLPASSIDWLLLHQANQRIIDSVATRLQFPPERVISNLANYGNTSAASIPLALDEAVRSGKVKPGHTIAASGFGAGLTWGSAIIRWR from the exons ATGGCGAATGCATCATCAGGGTTCTTCACTCCTCCTTCAGTTTCTTCTTCCAAGCGAGGCAGAACCACCCACCTCCCCGTTAGACTTTCTGGATCAGCGTTTTGCGTCTCTAAAAGGATTCTCTGCTGCTCAAGCCTCCATAACCATCCTTCTCCTTCTCCTCCTTCTCAGTATCGTCCACCCAG GATAGTGCCAAGTGGCTGCAAACTGATCGGATCCGGCTCAGCAGTCCCTAGTCTTCTCATTTCTAATGATGATCTCGCCAAGATAGTCGATACTAATGATGAATGGATTGCTTCTCGTACCAGTATTCGCAACCGTCGAGTTGTGTCAGGCAAAGATAGCTTGGTTGGTTTAGCAGTAGAAGCAGCTACCAAAGCCCTTGAAATGGCAGAGGTTCTTCCTCAAGATGTTGACTTAGTCTTGATGTGTACTTCCACTCCTGATGATCTCTTCGGTGCTGCTCCACAG ATTCAGAAGGCACTTGGTTGCACTAAGAACCCCTTGGCGTATGATATCACAGCTGCTTGTAGTGGATTTGTTTTGGGACTTGTCTCAGCTGCTTGTCATATAAGAG GAGGTGGTTTTAAGAATGTTTTAGTGATTGGAGCTGATTCTTTATCTCGGTTTGTTGATTGGACCGATAGAGGATCTTGCATCCTCTTTGGGGACGCCGCTGCTGCTGTGGTTGTTCAG GCTTGTGATATTGAGGATGATGGGTTATTTAGTTTCGATGTACACAGCGATGGTGATGGTCGTAG ACATTTGAATGCTTCTATTAAAGACTCCCAAACCAATGGTGCTTTGAGCTCCGACGGATCTGTGTTGGCAGACTTTCCACCGAAACAAGCTTCATATTCTTGCATTCAGATGAATGGAAAAGAAGTATTCCGATTTGCTGTCAAAAGCGTTCCCCAATCTATTGAGTCTGCTTTACAAAAAGCTGGTCTTCCTGCTTCTTCCATTGATTGGCTCCTCCTTCACCAG GCAAACCAGAGAATAATAGACTCTGTGGCTACAAGGCTTCAGTTTCCACCGGAACGAGTCATATCAAACTTGGCTAATTACGGTAACACAAGCGCTGCTTCGATTCCTCTAGCTCTTGATGAGGCGGTGAGAAGCGGAAAAGTTAAACCGGGACATACCATAGCTGCTTCCGGTTTTGGAGCCGGTTTAACTTGGGGTTCAGCAATTATCAGGTGGAGATGA